In Chrysiogenia bacterium, the genomic window CAGCAAGGCCCGCGTCATGATTGTCTACAACTAGACGCATTCGCAGGGGAGGGGTGATGCAGGATCGCTTGGGGAGCCGGATTGCAACGGCGTTGCTTGTCGCGCTGGTGCTTTGCGCGCCGGCGCGCGCATCGGCAGAGACAGAAGTCCTGACGGGCAAGCACCGCGTTGTCTACGATATTATCGGCCCGCTCGGCGTTGAACGCATCGTCAACTACAAGAACAACGGTTATGAAATTCGCGTGCTCGACGAGCCCGACGACTACTCCAAGCGCGTGCTCGTCGAGATCGATCTCTCGCCGCTGCAATCGACCGCCGGGTTCCCGATCACCGCACTTCCCAAAGATCTGCGCCAGTTCCTCGGCCCGGAGAAGATGATCCAGGTCGGTCATCCCGACATCACCCGCAAGGCGCGCGAAGTGACGGCCGGCGCAAAAACCGTTGCGGAGGCCTACGACCGCATCGCCAACTATCTACGTGACTACATCACCTACGACGCCTCGCAGAGCGTGCAGCAGGATGCGCTGAGCGTGTTGCGTACCGCGCGTGGCTCGTGCGTGGGCTACACGACGCTCTCCATCGCGCTGCTTCGCAGTGTCGGCGTGCCCGCGCGCTACGCCCACGGCTATCTGCCCCCGGGTTACGAGTGGGGCATCACCCAGGAATTCTGGGGGGTGAAAACCTCCGGCGGCGGCTATCATGCATGGATTGAGGTCTACTACCCCGATGCAGGCTGGACCTTCTCCGACGGCGAGTATTCGAAGAACTTCGTCGATCCCTACCACCTCCTTCGCTACATTGACGGCGCCATAGACCACCCGGGTCCCGGCGACGCGACGCTCAGCGTGGATGAAGGCACGACCTACACCCTCGTCGAAGAGGTCAATGATACCATTCCGATCGACGGCTCGCCCATGCCGGAGAAAACCATCCTTGCCCGCCAGCTCGGAAACGAACGCATTGCCGGCGCCATTCGTGGCCGGGTGCGCAATGAGCAGGGCGAGCTCATCAAGAAGGGCGAGTTCATCAAGTGGAACGGCCCACGCGGCGAAGTCCACGAACTCAACCAGGGCGAATACGCGCTGGTGGCACTGCAGCCCGGTAGCTACGTCTACTCGATCCGGGCGGAGGGCTATGCCGAGCAGCGGCTCACCGTGAAAATCGAGGGCAAGGAACTCGTCGAAAAAGACATCGTCCTCCAGCACGGCACCAATATTCAGGGCAAGATCACCAGCGATCTCAGCGCCGCCGAGCGGGACTCGGCTCGCGTGCTGCTCTGGCAGGGGACCTCGGCCAAAGTGTTCCGGCTCGACGAGAGCCAGGGATTTGCGATCGATGGGATCGAGCCCGGCGGCTACAAGCTGACCTTCCGTGTGAAGGGGCGCGAGTTGCTGGACAAGGTCGTGGAGGCCAACGCCGGCCAGACGGTGAAGCTGGAAGTACCGCTCGAGCGGCGCGGCTGGATCGAGGGCAAGGTGCTCGATTCGAGCGGAAATGCGCTGCCCCGGGCCAAGGTCTATATCAAGGATGGCAAGGTCTGGACTGGCACAGCGGCCGATTCGACCGGACGCTTCATTTTCTACGGGGTGGAAGACGGCCAGCACGAGCTGATGTCGCGCCTTCCCGACAAGAGC contains:
- a CDS encoding transglutaminase domain-containing protein yields the protein MQDRLGSRIATALLVALVLCAPARASAETEVLTGKHRVVYDIIGPLGVERIVNYKNNGYEIRVLDEPDDYSKRVLVEIDLSPLQSTAGFPITALPKDLRQFLGPEKMIQVGHPDITRKAREVTAGAKTVAEAYDRIANYLRDYITYDASQSVQQDALSVLRTARGSCVGYTTLSIALLRSVGVPARYAHGYLPPGYEWGITQEFWGVKTSGGGYHAWIEVYYPDAGWTFSDGEYSKNFVDPYHLLRYIDGAIDHPGPGDATLSVDEGTTYTLVEEVNDTIPIDGSPMPEKTILARQLGNERIAGAIRGRVRNEQGELIKKGEFIKWNGPRGEVHELNQGEYALVALQPGSYVYSIRAEGYAEQRLTVKIEGKELVEKDIVLQHGTNIQGKITSDLSAAERDSARVLLWQGTSAKVFRLDESQGFAIDGIEPGGYKLTFRVKGRELLDKVVEANAGQTVKLEVPLERRGWIEGKVLDSSGNALPRAKVYIKDGKVWTGTAADSTGRFIFYGVEDGQHELMSRLPDKSETRASVQVDARGGANVDLRF